The proteins below come from a single Desulfobotulus mexicanus genomic window:
- a CDS encoding AsnC family transcriptional regulator encodes MDDLDKKLLNSIQSGFPICSRPYGAIGEMLDMGETEVLERLKKLKESGIIRRIGGNFGPENLGYFSTLCAAKVPEDKLEAFTETVNSYPGVTHNYIRENDWNVWFTFIEPSREIIASNLEEIADKTGVREILNLPATHVFKIRAKFAL; translated from the coding sequence ATGGATGATCTGGATAAAAAGCTTTTGAACAGTATACAGTCAGGTTTTCCCATTTGTTCCAGGCCCTATGGTGCCATTGGAGAAATGCTGGATATGGGCGAGACCGAGGTGCTGGAGCGATTGAAGAAGCTCAAAGAGTCCGGTATTATCCGTCGAATAGGGGGCAATTTCGGGCCGGAGAATCTTGGGTATTTTTCCACCCTTTGTGCCGCAAAGGTGCCGGAGGATAAGCTGGAAGCCTTTACGGAGACAGTGAATTCTTACCCCGGTGTCACCCATAATTATATCCGGGAAAATGACTGGAATGTGTGGTTTACCTTTATCGAGCCTTCACGGGAGATCATTGCCAGTAATCTGGAAGAGATAGCAGATAAAACCGGAGTAAGGGAAATCCTTAATCTGCCCGCCACCCATGTTTTTAAAATCCGTGCAAAGTTTGCCCTATAA